Proteins found in one Arthrobacter pascens genomic segment:
- a CDS encoding glycosyltransferase 87 family protein: MTASSPAVASVTTRGWIATAAGAAAVVIALVVLYSSYIPLMNDFEVYYYGGSRVLQTGETGVNELYAPRDGLPFTYPPFAALMFAGLALLPVGTSGLIFITTALAGAAVVAAWLARHYFGHRGWAESFADWRFRAVALAGTAAILLLGPWRDTFDFGQINIILMGLVLADFALHGKDRAGEIRWPAGLLIGIAASIKLTPLAFGLYFLVRRDFKALGWMAGGFFGSIALAWAVLPNASLTFWTKILPDTGRIGGPAYLDNLSVKGLLLHVGLPDSGLTSVLWLVLSLALAAVAALVIKWAVTADENFVAVSATAVLMLLISPVSWSHHWVWIAVALPSMAFAMHRVPSRSGKMRLAGWIIVAVSAVAFCLTPKYLAMMAGAQEWGKDPQTQWQLMVTSLGVLCGVALLVYWALAYRPSRSALRQGSPSPSDDVTRRGNAAGTPLHGRRLR; this comes from the coding sequence GTGACCGCGTCCTCCCCGGCAGTGGCGTCCGTAACCACCCGCGGTTGGATCGCGACGGCGGCGGGTGCTGCCGCCGTCGTGATAGCCCTGGTGGTCCTGTACTCCTCCTACATCCCCCTGATGAACGACTTCGAGGTCTACTACTACGGCGGCAGCCGGGTACTCCAGACGGGGGAGACCGGCGTGAACGAGCTGTACGCGCCCCGCGATGGCCTGCCGTTCACCTACCCGCCGTTCGCGGCACTCATGTTCGCCGGGCTTGCCCTGCTGCCCGTCGGCACCAGCGGCCTGATTTTCATCACGACGGCGCTCGCCGGGGCCGCCGTGGTGGCCGCCTGGCTGGCCCGGCACTACTTCGGGCACCGTGGCTGGGCGGAGTCCTTCGCCGACTGGCGGTTCCGGGCCGTGGCACTCGCAGGAACCGCGGCCATCCTGCTGCTGGGCCCGTGGCGGGATACCTTCGACTTCGGGCAGATCAACATCATCCTGATGGGACTGGTCCTGGCCGACTTCGCGCTCCATGGAAAGGACCGGGCGGGGGAGATCCGCTGGCCTGCCGGGTTGCTGATTGGCATCGCGGCCTCGATCAAGCTCACTCCGCTGGCTTTCGGCCTCTACTTCCTGGTGCGGCGGGACTTCAAGGCGCTCGGCTGGATGGCGGGAGGGTTCTTCGGTTCCATCGCCCTGGCCTGGGCCGTGCTTCCCAACGCCTCGCTGACCTTCTGGACCAAGATCCTCCCGGACACCGGCCGGATCGGCGGTCCCGCGTACTTGGACAACCTGTCCGTCAAGGGACTTCTCCTGCACGTGGGCCTGCCGGATTCGGGCCTGACCAGTGTGCTCTGGCTGGTGCTGTCCCTGGCGCTGGCGGCAGTGGCGGCGCTGGTGATCAAGTGGGCCGTGACGGCCGACGAAAACTTCGTGGCGGTTTCCGCCACCGCTGTGCTGATGCTGCTGATCAGCCCCGTTTCCTGGTCCCACCACTGGGTGTGGATTGCGGTGGCGCTGCCGTCCATGGCCTTCGCCATGCACCGGGTGCCCTCCCGGAGCGGGAAAATGAGGCTGGCAGGCTGGATCATCGTGGCGGTCTCGGCGGTGGCCTTTTGCCTCACGCCCAAATACCTTGCCATGATGGCCGGCGCCCAGGAATGGGGCAAGGATCCGCAAACCCAGTGGCAGCTGATGGTCACCAGCCTGGGCGTGCTGTGTGGCGTGGCGCTCCTGGTCTACTGGGCTTTGGCATACAGGCCGTCCCGCTCAGCCCTGCGGCAGGGATCACCATCTCCCTCCGATGACGTGACACGTCGTGGCAATGCAGCCGGGACGCCGCTTCACGGGAGACGGCTCCGGTGA